In a single window of the Streptococcus ilei genome:
- the purF gene encoding amidophosphoribosyltransferase produces the protein MTYEVKSLNEECGVFGIWGHPDAAKLTYFGLHSLQHRGQEGAGILANDQGTLRRHRDTGLLSEVFRNPLNLEKLTGSSAIGHVRYATAGEASVDNIQPFLFRFQDTQFGLAHNGNLTNAQSLKSELEKNGAIFSSTSDSEILAHLIRRSHNPSFMGKIKEALNTVKGGFAYLMLFEDKLIAALDPNGFRPLSIGKMSNGALVVSSETCAFEVIGAEWIRDVHPGELVIFDENGITYDCYTDDTQLAICSMEYIYFARPDSNIQGVNVHTARKRMGAQLAREFKNQADIVVGVPNSSLSAAMGFAEESGLPNEMGLIKNQYVQRTFIQPTQELREQGVRMKLSAVSGVVKGKRVVMIDDSIVRGTTSRRIVKLLKEAGATEVHVAIASPALAYPCFYGIDIQSREELIAANHTVEETCEIIGADSLTYLSIDGLIDSIGIDTDAPNGGLCVAYFDGKYPTPLYDYEERYLESLNEQTSFY, from the coding sequence ATGACATACGAAGTAAAATCTCTTAATGAAGAGTGTGGAGTATTTGGGATTTGGGGACATCCAGACGCTGCGAAACTCACCTATTTTGGCCTTCACAGTCTCCAACACCGGGGACAAGAGGGGGCAGGAATCCTGGCCAATGATCAAGGAACCTTGAGACGCCATCGGGATACCGGTCTGCTTTCAGAAGTCTTTCGAAATCCTTTAAATTTGGAAAAATTGACAGGAAGTTCTGCTATTGGGCATGTTCGCTATGCGACAGCAGGGGAAGCTTCTGTGGATAACATCCAACCCTTCCTCTTCCGCTTTCAAGATACCCAGTTTGGTCTGGCCCATAATGGGAATTTGACCAATGCCCAATCGCTCAAATCTGAATTAGAAAAAAATGGAGCCATCTTTAGCTCGACCTCTGACTCAGAAATTTTAGCTCACTTGATTCGTCGGAGTCACAACCCTTCCTTTATGGGGAAAATCAAGGAAGCACTCAATACGGTCAAAGGTGGCTTTGCTTATCTGATGCTGTTTGAAGATAAGCTAATCGCAGCTCTGGACCCAAATGGTTTCCGTCCTCTATCCATCGGAAAAATGTCTAATGGAGCCTTGGTTGTTTCTTCTGAAACCTGTGCTTTTGAGGTTATTGGAGCAGAATGGATTCGAGATGTGCACCCTGGTGAGCTCGTTATCTTTGATGAAAATGGCATTACCTATGATTGCTATACGGATGATACTCAACTGGCGATTTGTTCCATGGAGTATATCTATTTTGCCCGTCCTGATTCCAATATCCAAGGGGTCAACGTCCATACGGCTCGCAAGCGGATGGGAGCTCAGTTGGCACGAGAATTTAAGAACCAAGCAGATATTGTAGTGGGGGTTCCCAACTCCTCTCTCAGTGCTGCTATGGGCTTTGCGGAAGAATCTGGATTACCAAATGAAATGGGCTTGATCAAGAATCAGTATGTCCAACGGACCTTTATCCAACCGACTCAGGAATTGCGGGAACAAGGGGTGCGGATGAAGCTTTCTGCCGTATCTGGTGTCGTGAAAGGCAAACGAGTTGTCATGATTGATGACTCTATCGTGCGTGGAACCACCTCTCGTCGGATTGTGAAATTGTTGAAAGAAGCAGGGGCTACAGAAGTCCATGTGGCAATTGCTAGCCCAGCTCTAGCTTATCCATGTTTCTACGGAATTGATATTCAGAGCCGTGAAGAACTGATTGCAGCCAATCATACAGTAGAGGAAACTTGTGAGATTATCGGTGCGGATAGTTTGACCTACTTGTCCATTGATGGCTTGATTGATTCTATTGGTATTGATACCGATGCACCAAACGGTGGTCTTTGTGTAGCCTACTTTGATGGGAAATACCCAACGCCTTTGTATGACTACGAAGAACGCTATTTGGAAAGTTTGAATGAGCAGACATCCTTTTATTAG
- the purM gene encoding phosphoribosylformylglycinamidine cyclo-ligase, producing the protein MTNKNAYAQSGVDVEAGYEVVERIKKHVARTERAGVMGALGGFGGMFDLSKTGVKEPVLISGTDGVGTKLMLAIKYDKHDTIGQDCVAMCVNDIIAAGAEPLYFLDYVATGKNEPAKLEQVVAGVAEGCVQAGAALIGGETAEMPGMYGEDDYDLAGFAVGVAEKSQIIDGSKVAEGDVILGLASSGIHSNGYSLVRRVFADYTGEEVLPELEGKKLKEVLLEPTRIYVKAVLPLIKEELVNGIAHITGGGFIENVPRMFSDDLAAEIDESKVPILPIFKALEKYGEIKHEEMFEIFNMGIGLMLAVKPEHVERVKELLDEPVYEIGRIVKKDGASVVIK; encoded by the coding sequence ATGACAAATAAGAATGCATACGCTCAATCGGGTGTGGATGTTGAAGCGGGTTATGAGGTTGTAGAACGGATTAAAAAACACGTGGCACGTACAGAGCGTGCGGGTGTCATGGGAGCTCTAGGTGGTTTTGGTGGCATGTTTGACCTTTCGAAAACAGGTGTCAAAGAGCCTGTTCTAATTTCAGGAACGGACGGTGTCGGAACGAAACTTATGCTGGCTATCAAGTACGACAAGCACGATACAATCGGTCAAGACTGTGTAGCCATGTGTGTCAACGACATCATCGCTGCAGGTGCGGAGCCCCTCTACTTCCTCGACTATGTAGCAACTGGTAAGAATGAACCAGCTAAATTGGAACAAGTGGTCGCTGGTGTGGCCGAAGGGTGTGTGCAAGCTGGTGCAGCTCTTATCGGTGGTGAAACTGCTGAAATGCCTGGTATGTACGGCGAAGATGACTATGACTTGGCTGGTTTCGCAGTAGGTGTCGCTGAAAAAAGCCAAATCATCGACGGATCAAAAGTAGCAGAGGGAGACGTGATTCTTGGGCTTGCCTCAAGCGGTATCCACTCGAATGGTTACTCACTCGTGCGTCGTGTTTTTGCAGATTACACAGGCGAAGAAGTCCTCCCAGAACTGGAAGGTAAAAAACTCAAAGAGGTTCTTTTGGAGCCAACTCGTATCTATGTCAAAGCTGTTTTGCCACTCATCAAAGAAGAATTGGTCAATGGTATTGCCCACATCACAGGTGGTGGATTTATCGAAAATGTGCCACGGATGTTCTCAGATGACTTGGCTGCTGAAATTGACGAAAGCAAGGTCCCAATCCTTCCAATTTTCAAAGCCCTTGAAAAATATGGTGAAATCAAACATGAAGAAATGTTTGAAATCTTCAATATGGGTATTGGTCTCATGCTTGCGGTGAAACCAGAACATGTGGAACGTGTCAAAGAACTTCTTGACGAACCTGTTTATGAAATCGGTCGAATTGTGAAGAAAGATGGCGCAAGTGTGGTGATTAAATAA
- the purN gene encoding phosphoribosylglycinamide formyltransferase, translating into MAKRIAVFASGNGSNFQVIAEQFPVEFVFSDHRDAYVLERAEKLGILTYAFEVKEFESKADYEGALVELLEEHQIDLVCLAGYMKIVGPTLLAAYEGRIINIHPAYLPEFPGAHGIEDAWNAGVEQSGVTIHWVDSGVDTGQVIKQVRVPRLSDDTLDTFETRIHETEYKLYPEVLDSLGVARK; encoded by the coding sequence ATGGCTAAAAGGATTGCTGTTTTTGCCTCTGGCAATGGCTCAAACTTCCAGGTAATTGCGGAACAATTTCCAGTAGAATTTGTCTTTTCAGATCACCGGGATGCCTACGTACTTGAGCGAGCAGAAAAGCTTGGGATTTTAACCTATGCCTTCGAAGTCAAGGAGTTTGAGAGCAAGGCAGACTACGAAGGAGCACTTGTCGAACTCTTGGAAGAACACCAGATTGACTTGGTTTGTCTAGCAGGCTACATGAAAATCGTTGGTCCGACTTTGCTCGCTGCTTACGAGGGTCGTATTATTAACATTCATCCAGCTTACTTGCCAGAATTTCCAGGTGCTCATGGCATTGAGGATGCCTGGAATGCAGGTGTTGAGCAGTCTGGCGTGACGATTCACTGGGTGGATTCGGGTGTTGATACAGGTCAGGTCATCAAACAGGTTCGTGTGCCACGGCTATCAGATGATACCCTTGACACTTTCGAAACCCGTATCCACGAAACAGAGTACAAGCTCTATCCAGAAGTCTTGGATAGTTTAGGAGTAGCGAGAAAATGA
- the purH gene encoding bifunctional phosphoribosylaminoimidazolecarboxamide formyltransferase/IMP cyclohydrolase — MTKRALISVSDKAGIVEFAQELKKLGWDIISTGGTKVALDNAGVDTIAIDDVTGFPEMMDGRVKTLHPNIHGGLLARRDLESHLEAAKDNQIELIDLVVVNLYPFKETILKPDVTYADAVENIDIGGPSMLRSAAKNHASVTVVVDPADYAVVLDELAAKGETTYETRQRLAAKVFRHTAAYDALIAEYFTAQVGEEKPEKLTLTYDLKQPMRYGENPQQDADFYQKALPTDYSIASAKQLNGKELSFNNIRDADAAIRIIRDFKDRPTVVALKHMNPCGIGQADDIETAWNYAYESDPVSIFGGIVVLNREVDAATAEKMHGVFLEIIIAPSYTDEALEILTNKKKNLRILALPFDAQDASEVEAEYTGVVGGLLVQNQDVVKESPADWQVVTKRQPTETEATALEFAWKAIKYVKSNGIIITNDHMTLGVGPGQTNRVASVRIAIDQAKDRLDGAVLASDAFFPFADNVEEIAKAGIKAIIQPGGSVRDQESIEAADKYGLTMIFTGVRHFRH; from the coding sequence ATGACTAAACGCGCACTAATTAGTGTCTCAGATAAAGCGGGCATTGTTGAATTTGCCCAAGAACTCAAAAAACTCGGTTGGGACATTATCTCAACAGGTGGGACCAAGGTTGCCCTTGATAATGCTGGGGTAGACACCATTGCCATTGACGATGTGACTGGTTTCCCAGAAATGATGGATGGTCGTGTCAAGACTCTCCACCCAAATATCCATGGGGGGCTTCTCGCTCGTCGTGACCTCGAAAGTCACCTAGAGGCTGCTAAGGACAATCAGATTGAGCTCATTGATCTTGTTGTGGTCAACCTTTATCCATTCAAGGAAACCATCCTCAAACCAGATGTGACCTATGCGGACGCGGTTGAAAACATAGATATCGGTGGACCATCAATGCTTCGTTCCGCAGCGAAGAACCACGCTAGCGTTACAGTTGTGGTAGACCCTGCTGACTATGCTGTTGTGCTTGACGAATTGGCAGCCAAGGGCGAAACCACTTATGAAACTCGCCAACGTTTGGCAGCAAAAGTTTTCCGTCACACAGCAGCCTATGATGCCTTGATTGCGGAATACTTCACAGCTCAAGTGGGTGAAGAAAAACCTGAAAAACTCACTCTGACCTATGACCTTAAACAACCAATGCGTTACGGCGAAAACCCTCAACAAGACGCTGATTTCTACCAAAAAGCTTTGCCGACGGATTACTCGATTGCATCGGCTAAACAGCTCAACGGGAAAGAATTGTCCTTCAACAATATCCGTGACGCTGACGCGGCAATTCGTATCATCCGTGATTTCAAAGACCGTCCAACCGTTGTGGCTCTGAAACACATGAACCCGTGCGGTATCGGTCAGGCTGATGATATCGAGACAGCTTGGAACTACGCTTATGAGTCTGACCCAGTTTCTATCTTTGGTGGGATTGTCGTTCTCAACCGTGAGGTAGATGCTGCAACAGCTGAGAAGATGCATGGTGTTTTCCTTGAAATCATCATCGCACCAAGCTACACAGACGAAGCACTTGAAATCTTGACCAATAAAAAGAAAAACCTGCGGATTCTTGCCTTGCCATTTGACGCTCAAGATGCTAGTGAAGTGGAAGCAGAGTACACAGGTGTTGTCGGTGGACTTCTGGTGCAAAACCAAGACGTGGTGAAAGAAAGTCCAGCTGACTGGCAAGTGGTGACCAAACGCCAACCAACGGAGACAGAAGCGACTGCTCTTGAGTTTGCATGGAAAGCCATCAAGTACGTCAAATCAAACGGTATCATCATCACCAACGACCACATGACACTTGGTGTTGGTCCCGGTCAAACTAACCGTGTGGCTTCCGTCCGCATCGCCATTGACCAAGCCAAAGACCGTCTTGACGGTGCTGTTCTTGCTTCTGATGCCTTCTTCCCATTTGCAGATAACGTGGAAGAAATCGCCAAAGCTGGTATCAAGGCCATCATCCAACCGGGTGGTTCCGTCCGTGACCAAGAGTCTATCGAAGCAGCTGATAAATATGGTTTAACCATGATCTTTACAGGCGTGAGACATTTTAGACATTAA
- a CDS encoding ATP-dependent nuclease gives MAELVYTYIEKMDTGIKNSEIVFSDKHKFKLKDRNLFYTEDKNRRFFGEKISNLSLIVGKNGIGKSSLLDLISFSNKNINLRRGRNSYFNIFHLRDNIFFIEGSPSLINKISNMRSNTGLFMTIGNNKFVSYDSKVDVKLQISLVRSSPIVNWFNRDSYKDANSDKSTIIRNEKHVESAENVFRFIVEAKNNNVTKQKIFLKVNQKQSYSSNSPAILDELYGNNRIMNIDAELPERLKRSLRLKVGENSISFNSRMVQNYYFRKHKGYYFVVQVLEKYLLNLIKFLEKDGEQRDKIFSIIKESTGEYFNRLREVDLFYLQENYFSKQFLKDKIAFLENIVNDLRDWSERKKYFEGKSNRDTPFIKRDDLKDIVSNLKNLEEYGYFEGNSYKIEVSSSSLRNKDINFNFIKLLMVEFSELFSVRFENLSDGEIVYFNTFSSIFMEIRRASKDGNDCVLVLDEPDLNLHPEWCRRFIDDCITLVNNYSDVNIQFIIATHSPYMISDVPKENVFSLEVKEKMVEIKRAEKSFAANIIDILSDTFFLDYSIGEFARKKILKRDKEAYLYIDDPVLKTLIERSVEDSD, from the coding sequence ATGGCTGAGTTGGTTTATACCTATATAGAAAAAATGGATACTGGTATTAAAAACAGTGAGATCGTTTTTTCAGATAAGCATAAATTTAAACTGAAAGATAGGAATTTGTTTTATACAGAAGATAAGAACAGAAGATTCTTTGGTGAAAAAATATCTAACTTGTCATTAATTGTTGGAAAAAATGGCATAGGTAAAAGTAGTTTATTAGACTTGATTTCTTTTTCAAATAAAAATATCAATTTACGAAGAGGAAGAAATAGTTACTTTAATATTTTTCATCTTAGAGATAATATTTTTTTTATAGAGGGTAGTCCAAGTTTAATTAATAAAATAAGTAATATGAGGTCGAATACAGGATTATTTATGACCATAGGGAATAACAAGTTTGTGTCTTATGATAGTAAAGTAGATGTCAAATTGCAAATATCCTTAGTAAGATCTAGTCCAATTGTAAATTGGTTTAACAGAGATTCTTATAAAGATGCTAACTCGGATAAAAGTACTATAATCAGGAATGAAAAGCACGTGGAATCTGCTGAAAATGTGTTTAGATTTATAGTAGAGGCAAAAAATAACAATGTTACAAAGCAAAAAATTTTTTTAAAAGTTAATCAGAAACAATCTTACTCATCCAATAGTCCTGCAATACTAGATGAGCTATATGGTAATAATCGAATTATGAACATTGATGCTGAATTACCGGAACGGTTGAAAAGAAGTTTAAGATTGAAAGTAGGAGAAAATTCGATTAGCTTCAATAGTCGAATGGTTCAAAATTATTATTTTAGAAAACATAAAGGGTATTATTTTGTTGTCCAGGTTTTAGAAAAGTATTTATTGAATCTTATAAAATTCTTAGAAAAAGATGGAGAGCAAAGAGATAAAATTTTTTCTATTATAAAAGAGTCGACAGGAGAATATTTTAATAGATTGAGAGAAGTAGATTTATTTTACTTGCAGGAAAACTATTTCTCCAAACAATTTTTAAAAGATAAAATAGCATTTTTAGAAAATATAGTAAATGATTTAAGAGACTGGAGTGAGAGGAAAAAATATTTTGAGGGAAAAAGTAATAGAGATACTCCGTTCATTAAGCGAGATGATTTAAAGGATATTGTTTCTAACTTAAAGAATTTGGAGGAATACGGGTATTTCGAAGGTAACTCTTATAAAATTGAAGTATCTAGTTCTTCTTTGAGGAACAAAGATATAAATTTTAACTTCATTAAATTGCTTATGGTAGAATTTTCGGAGTTATTCTCTGTTCGATTTGAAAATTTAAGCGACGGAGAGATTGTTTATTTTAACACGTTTTCTTCAATATTCATGGAAATACGGAGAGCAAGTAAAGATGGGAATGATTGTGTGCTAGTATTAGATGAACCTGATTTGAACCTTCATCCAGAGTGGTGTAGAAGGTTTATTGATGATTGTATCACTCTTGTTAATAACTATTCAGATGTGAATATCCAATTTATTATAGCGACGCATTCGCCATATATGATTTCAGATGTTCCCAAAGAAAACGTTTTTTCTCTGGAAGTGAAAGAGAAGATGGTAGAAATCAAAAGAGCAGAAAAATCTTTTGCTGCAAATATTATTGATATACTGTCAGATACTTTCTTTTTGGATTACTCAATCGGAGAATTTGCTAGAAAAAAAATATTAAAACGTGACAAAGAGGCTTATCTATATATTGATGATCCAGTTTTGAAGACATTAATTGAAAGAAGTGTAGAAGATAGTGATTAA
- a CDS encoding HNH endonuclease domain-containing protein, with protein sequence MIKLELPQQPQLKEIDVCFENYYKSLLERLAKDGNTHRIIPEILKLCGNMANFKLLITDEWFNIKDKSDGLFLEYFLVGRFYLDLKKMKSSDNKKYRLEWVSNILQCITHYPKMEELIDCNHLYYKTANFSKFKKENNKIFSKFIELNEKLENFLNYKRYRKFYRVRLWGLYSCEVCPYCNLNSIVNHSTFTTADIEHFYPQSFFPLFCVSKFNLVPSCKDCNQQFKGSKYFHYNPRYYGLDEYFKFKFSVNSLFEKTIDNYLSHSKEITEDGINLAIELYTENKYVKEALSILEISNRYNNLNNRTEICKFIKIAESKRGLWLKTIENGAILEYRDKEEVLNELSPFLNSEIYQSRKFMNIEKGKFKADISSIFRDYIEDLWSR encoded by the coding sequence GTGATTAAACTAGAATTACCTCAGCAACCACAATTAAAAGAAATTGATGTATGTTTTGAAAATTACTACAAGAGTTTATTAGAAAGATTAGCTAAGGATGGAAATACGCATAGAATAATTCCAGAAATTTTGAAATTATGTGGTAATATGGCTAATTTTAAATTATTGATAACTGATGAATGGTTTAATATAAAAGATAAGTCGGATGGTTTGTTTCTTGAATACTTTTTAGTTGGTAGATTTTATTTAGACTTAAAAAAGATGAAATCATCGGATAATAAGAAATATAGGCTAGAGTGGGTTTCTAATATTCTGCAATGTATAACTCACTATCCCAAAATGGAAGAACTAATTGATTGTAATCATCTCTACTACAAGACTGCTAATTTTTCTAAATTTAAAAAGGAAAATAATAAAATTTTTAGTAAATTTATAGAATTAAATGAAAAACTCGAAAATTTTTTAAATTATAAGCGGTATAGAAAATTTTATAGAGTAAGATTATGGGGGTTATACAGTTGTGAGGTTTGTCCTTATTGTAATTTGAATTCTATTGTTAATCATTCGACATTTACAACAGCAGATATCGAACATTTTTACCCTCAATCATTCTTTCCTTTATTTTGTGTGTCAAAATTCAATTTAGTTCCATCTTGTAAAGATTGTAATCAACAGTTTAAAGGGTCAAAATACTTTCATTATAATCCTCGTTATTATGGGCTTGATGAATATTTTAAATTTAAATTTTCTGTAAATAGCTTATTTGAGAAGACGATTGATAATTACTTATCGCATTCTAAAGAAATTACAGAAGATGGCATAAATTTAGCAATAGAGTTATACACTGAAAATAAATATGTAAAAGAAGCATTATCAATTTTAGAAATTAGCAATCGCTACAATAATTTGAATAATCGTACAGAGATATGTAAATTCATAAAAATAGCAGAAAGCAAGAGGGGTTTGTGGTTAAAAACAATAGAAAATGGAGCTATTTTAGAATATAGAGATAAAGAAGAAGTCTTAAATGAGCTTTCCCCATTCTTAAATAGCGAAATATATCAAAGCCGGAAATTTATGAATATAGAAAAAGGAAAATTTAAAGCAGATATAAGTAGTATTTTCCGGGATTACATAGAAGATCTTTGGAGTAGGTAA
- a CDS encoding sce7726 family protein: MEIKKNYLINRFFSRNTIKNLVQNKKDPIFECVSQYHKLGNNLSIIQNTYMKLSQSYRNEYFYKNTLLNKLLLGVHSINTTTALTEIPVGNAKPDFILINGKAVVYEIKTEFDNFDRLENQITEYYRAFNHVAIVTHEKNVNLALEKIKLLRKPVGLYVLQRNSKIKTIIKPEKYNTDLDREIIFKILRKGEYENIIEKHFNSLPDVSQFEYYDVCKLLTKKIPLEQFYSDFLMELKKRNSIDKDLFADVPYELKFLVYFMNFKPKDFKALKQFLNE, translated from the coding sequence GTGGAAATTAAAAAAAATTATTTAATTAATAGATTTTTTTCCAGAAACACTATAAAAAACCTCGTTCAAAATAAAAAAGACCCAATTTTTGAGTGTGTATCGCAGTATCATAAATTAGGTAATAATTTGTCTATAATTCAAAACACTTATATGAAACTCTCTCAATCGTATAGAAATGAATATTTTTATAAGAATACGTTATTAAATAAATTATTATTAGGGGTACATAGTATAAATACTACTACTGCTTTGACTGAAATACCTGTTGGAAATGCAAAACCCGATTTTATTTTAATAAATGGAAAAGCTGTGGTATATGAAATCAAAACTGAATTTGATAATTTTGACAGGTTAGAAAATCAAATCACAGAATACTATAGAGCATTTAATCACGTTGCAATTGTTACTCATGAAAAAAATGTAAATTTAGCTTTGGAGAAGATTAAGTTGTTAAGAAAACCTGTAGGTCTTTATGTGCTCCAAAGAAACAGCAAAATTAAAACAATAATTAAACCAGAGAAGTACAATACTGATTTAGATAGGGAAATAATTTTTAAAATACTTCGTAAGGGGGAATATGAAAATATTATTGAGAAACATTTTAATTCGTTACCAGATGTGTCTCAATTTGAATATTATGACGTTTGTAAATTATTAACCAAAAAGATTCCATTGGAACAGTTTTATTCGGATTTTCTTATGGAATTGAAGAAGAGGAATTCAATAGATAAAGATTTATTTGCGGATGTTCCTTATGAACTTAAATTTTTAGTGTATTTCATGAATTTTAAACCTAAGGATTTTAAGGCATTAAAGCAGTTTTTAAATGAATAA
- a CDS encoding sce7725 family protein, giving the protein MYFPYLRGRQYELIALRELLENNKLGSAVIPIIEPVRLSPTLVSTLEGFKDKRQKCSIVMNPGVGSFLEEYSDFSKSNLATRLDSLIDESENFYYVSLMSKDYSLEENFKSIADIGKQITVCKKPDDLQGYNKNYRDQKTAYNFISEMGRLKREVQGNKVKISDNFVKLARNTDYSDKDDEFFSDDHKYFIEDKYKGFSDYSIVGEEYSESGFAPYAVAIHIVYFDSDENLRIHHFVSETNQDPTNPAGKFKEALEKLITFVNEGRVERTLAIYEFEKLYNTGSYPGLGTVKKLSIMHHIELVSKYLDRNSGDSE; this is encoded by the coding sequence ATGTATTTTCCGTATTTGAGAGGAAGACAATATGAGTTAATTGCTCTTAGAGAATTGTTAGAAAATAATAAATTAGGAAGCGCTGTAATTCCAATTATTGAACCGGTAAGATTATCTCCTACACTAGTAAGTACTTTGGAGGGTTTTAAAGATAAGAGACAGAAATGTTCTATTGTAATGAATCCAGGTGTAGGATCTTTTTTGGAGGAATATAGCGATTTTTCTAAAAGTAATCTTGCTACTCGATTGGATAGTTTGATTGATGAAAGTGAGAATTTTTATTATGTTTCGTTGATGAGTAAGGATTATAGTTTAGAAGAAAATTTTAAGTCTATTGCGGATATTGGCAAACAAATAACAGTATGTAAGAAGCCCGATGATTTACAAGGATATAATAAAAATTATAGGGATCAAAAGACGGCGTATAATTTTATTTCAGAAATGGGAAGACTAAAAAGAGAAGTTCAGGGAAATAAAGTCAAGATTAGTGACAATTTCGTTAAATTAGCAAGAAATACGGATTATTCAGACAAAGATGATGAATTCTTCTCAGATGATCATAAATATTTTATAGAAGATAAATATAAGGGCTTTTCTGATTATTCCATTGTAGGAGAGGAGTATAGTGAATCAGGTTTTGCTCCTTATGCTGTTGCTATCCACATCGTTTATTTTGATTCTGATGAAAATCTAAGAATTCACCATTTTGTATCAGAAACAAACCAAGATCCAACAAACCCAGCTGGTAAGTTTAAGGAAGCACTTGAAAAATTAATTACATTTGTCAATGAGGGCCGAGTGGAAAGAACGCTGGCGATATATGAATTTGAAAAACTGTATAATACGGGTTCTTATCCAGGTCTTGGCACAGTAAAGAAATTGTCCATTATGCATCATATTGAATTGGTTAGTAAGTATCTTGATCGGAACAGTGGAGACAGTGAATGA
- a CDS encoding RES domain-containing protein, which translates to MKICKDCFADEILKNEVNIAERQASCDICSNNNVCVYDTQCDDYLIPFLSSLVSIFSPVDKIENFPVGQETLLKTEIATNWNIFTTKEEFKIHQMLSEICKNLFEESPELLTHPVGVKQMYDPIYLKDHSLFSKSWEDFVDDIKYNNRFHSNQINKCILRKYCEAIQKTHSEGEQFYRCRISKDGKPFESEGIGAPPKGKSADGRANPKGVVMLYLGDSETTTIHETRTGLYDHVCIGTFKLKSAITVIDFKKIIEISPFQDGIIDDLAELAINKKNLKKIDSEMGRVMRNSDDILDYIPTQYIADFVKSLTKPISGELIYQGIEFRSVMNPEGFNLAIFTPDCFEVTDIRMKRINHISYSW; encoded by the coding sequence ATGAAAATTTGTAAAGATTGTTTTGCAGATGAGATTCTAAAAAATGAAGTTAATATAGCTGAAAGGCAAGCTAGCTGTGACATTTGTTCAAATAATAATGTTTGTGTTTATGATACACAGTGTGACGACTATTTAATTCCATTTTTGAGCTCTCTCGTTTCTATTTTTTCTCCAGTAGATAAAATAGAAAATTTCCCAGTTGGGCAAGAAACGCTTCTAAAAACAGAAATAGCTACAAATTGGAATATATTTACTACTAAAGAGGAGTTCAAGATTCACCAAATGCTTTCTGAGATTTGTAAAAATCTATTCGAAGAAAGTCCTGAATTGTTAACGCACCCTGTTGGAGTAAAGCAGATGTATGACCCAATTTATTTAAAGGATCATTCATTGTTCAGTAAGAGTTGGGAAGATTTTGTTGACGACATTAAATATAACAATCGTTTTCATTCAAATCAAATTAATAAATGCATTCTAAGAAAGTATTGTGAAGCTATTCAAAAGACTCATTCAGAAGGAGAACAGTTCTATAGGTGTAGGATTTCAAAAGACGGGAAACCATTTGAATCAGAAGGGATAGGGGCACCTCCTAAAGGTAAATCAGCCGATGGAAGGGCTAATCCAAAAGGAGTTGTAATGCTTTATTTAGGTGATTCAGAGACGACAACAATACATGAAACAAGAACAGGTTTATATGATCATGTATGTATTGGCACTTTTAAGTTGAAGTCTGCAATAACAGTCATTGATTTTAAAAAAATAATTGAAATTAGCCCTTTTCAAGATGGTATTATTGATGATCTTGCTGAATTAGCGATTAATAAAAAAAATCTAAAAAAGATTGATTCTGAGATGGGGCGAGTAATGAGAAATTCTGATGATATTCTAGATTATATCCCTACTCAATATATAGCTGATTTTGTGAAATCTCTAACCAAACCAATTTCTGGAGAATTAATTTATCAAGGAATTGAATTCCGCAGCGTTATGAATCCTGAAGGATTCAATTTGGCTATATTTACGCCGGATTGTTTTGAGGTAACTGATATAAGGATGAAACGAATAAATCATATTTCTTATAGCTGGTAG